DNA sequence from the Caretta caretta isolate rCarCar2 chromosome 23, rCarCar1.hap1, whole genome shotgun sequence genome:
CAGCCACACCAGGCCTCCAGTGCCATGGGTAGGACAGAGTCAACCGGCAGAGTGACCCCAATAACGAGGGAGACATCAGTGTGTCGTGTGCTGGCTGCCCCGTGGCAGGGCTGGTCCCCCCATCTCCACAGGGAGTGGCAGGGCGAGCACTgactgtcccccccacccccaggagaaTTCGGAAGATGACAAGAAGAGGGGGCGGTCGACAGACAGCGAGGTCAGTCAGGTGAGTGACTTGGCGGGCGCCTGCCCTTATGCTggggggtgtggtggggtggggtgttggCTACTGATCGGAGCTTGGGGATttcaccaggactcctgggttctatccccggctctgggaagggagtgggggcgagtgggttagagcagggagctggaagccaggactcctgggttctctccggctctcggaggggaggggagcgcggctgggacccaggactcctgggttctctcccctgctctggggggtgagtggttagagctggggggggggtcgctgggagccaagactcctgggttccctcggCTGGGGGGCGGGTCTAATACAGGGTTTGGTGAGGACTTCGTGGGGAAGCCTGGGAACATGGCTGCCCCGGCCACTTGAGCTGCGAGTGGGTGGGGCTGCCTTAGCCCCgcctcctcctgctccttgttgGGGGGCTGGGATCACATGGGCCcttagccccgccccctcccagcctccttccAGTGAGGCGCAGGGCGGGGCCGCCGTGGCCTGGGCTGGCCCTGGGAGGCTGCTGGGATGGCTGCCGTGGGGCCAGGCTACCCACCTGCAGTGAGCTGGGGAGCTCGAGTGGGGCGTGGTCAGAGTGGGGCGGGGCTCAGCTTCTGGGGTCAGAGTGGGGGGTCACGGGGCTCTATGAGTGGGGCTGTGGGGACTCATGGTGGGGGCtatggggctcaggtggggaggggcagaatgggggagatatggggactcagcaggggggctgtggggctcaggtggggaggggtcagagttggggggctgtggggctcaggtggggaggggtcagagtggggggctgtggggctcagtggggggctgtggggctcagTTGTGGAGGGGTCagagtgggggctgtggggctcaggTGGAGCCTATGGGGGTCtcagtgggggggctgtggggctcaggTGAGGAGGGCTCagagtggggggctgtggggactcAGGTGGGGTCAGAATGGGGGAGATATGGGGACTCagtgagggggctgtggggctcaggtggggagcGGTCAGAGTGGGGGCCTCAGAGTGGGAGCTATGGgctcaggttggggagctgtggggctctggtggggaggggtcagagtggggggctcaggtggggactATGGGGTCTCagagtgggggctgtggggctcaggtgggggcTATGGGGGTCtcagtgggggggctgtggggctcaggTGGAGCCTATGGGGGTCtcagtgggggggctgtggggctcaggTGAGGAGGGCTCagagtggggggctgtggggactcAGGTGGGGTCAGAATGGGGGAGATATGGGGACTCagtgagggggctgtggggctcaggtggggtGCGGTCAGAGTGGGGGCCTCAGAGTGGGAGCTATGGGCtcaggtgggggggctgtggggctctggtggggaggggtcagagtggggggctgtggggtctATGGGGTCTCagagtgggggctgtggggctcaggTGGGAGCTATGGGGGTCtcagtgggggggctgtggggctcaggtggggaggggtcagagtgGGGCCTATGGGGGTCTCAGTGGGGAGGGCTCAGagtggggggggctgtggggctcagATGGAGtaggggggctgtggggactcAGGTGGGGTCAGAATGGGGGAGATATGGGGACTCagtgagggggctgtggggctcaggtggggaggggtcagagtgggggggctgtggggactaTGGGGTCTCAGAGTGGGGGCTATGGGGGTCTCAGTGGGGGGActgtggggctcaggtggggaggagtcagagtggggggcagtggggaggggtctcagtgggggggctgtggggactcAGGTGGGGTCAGAATGGGGGAGATACGGGGACTCGGGGGGCTGTGAGGCTCAGGTGGGCTGGGCTAATAATGTGGGGGCTATTGGAGTCAGAATGCGGGGCTATGGTGACACAAATGGGGCGGGCTCAGAGTGGGGGGCCCATGgagcttggggggaggggtcagagtgagggggctgtggggagcaatGTGCCTCTGAGCGGGGACTCAGGTGCAGGGAGAGATCAGCAGTGGGGGGGTCCAAGTGAGTTCCCCGCCACAGCCCCACACAGGTGGGGGAGCAGAGAAAGGGCCTCGGGGGCAGAGCACTCTCAAACGCTCACAGACAGCAAACcggacagagagacacacacccccccacacccccaagcCTGGCTCGGTTGCACAGAGAGGGCAGTGCCCGTGGCTCTCAGCTGCTGGTGTGGGGCCCATCAGCGCTGAGACGTTGTGCAGGCTCCCGGCGTGCCCCTCGCACGGCAGGCTCGGTGCCGCTGGGGACCAGCCAGTGCCATCTTGCAGCAGCGAGTTCCATGCTTCCTGATGCTTTGGCCCAGTGTGTTTGGGCAGCAGCGGGGCCAGGTCCCTCACCATAGCACGTAACGCTTgtagagctggggcagaggctcACTGCCTCGCCCAGGGTTGCCCTGGCCCACTGTGGCAGAGTTGGGTGTGGAGCCCGGCTCTGCCACGACCCTGGGTAGGGTCCTGCCTGCTCAGCAAGTCTGCCTGCCTTATCCAGGGGTGGGAGCACATGGAttccgggagccaggactcctagatTCCCTCCACAGCTCTgcggggggagtggggtctagtgattaaAGCAGGGTGTGGTCCAGGAGCCAAGACTCTTGGGTTCCATTGatggctctggggcagggagtgagggctagtggttagagcggggggagctgggagccaggactcctgggttctctcccagctctgggaggggaatggggtctagtggttagagcaggggggctgggagccaggactcttggatTCCATTGAcggctctggggcggggggggagcaggaCTAATCCTCGTCTGTCCACAGTCTCCCGCGAAGAACGGTTCGAAAAGCATCCACAACAACCACCCCCCGCCCTCACCGGCCGTCACACCCAGCTACCAGCTGGGCAGCAGCTCCAGCACCTCTTCCTCGCTGGGCAACGGCCCGGGCTCCAGCAGCAACGGAGCCGTGTCCAACAGCAGCGGGAGCGGTGGGGCCAAGGCTGTCCCAGTCGCCGGCCACAcgcccagcacccccaccccctacgcCCAGGCCGtcgcgcccccgccccccggtgcCAACGCCTCGCAGCCCCGGCCTCCCAGCGCCCAGCAGAACGCCAGCAAGCAGAACGGGGCCACCAGTGAGTGCCGGGAGGAGGCACGGTTCAAGGGTCAGCACAGAGAACGAGTCCCTGGTCTGTtgccaggctctggagggtgggagtgggatctagtggttagagtggcggctgggagccaggactcctggcttctgtccccagctgaggcaggggagtggggtctagtggttgagGTGGAGAGGCTgggaagcaggattcctgggttctgaaCCTGGTTGGGAAGGGGGGTGTCTCATTGGCCTGATTGCCTGGGACTTTTCAAACTCGGCCATGGGGTGCTCTAAACAATGGGGTGCTCTcctaccctgccccccacaccctgagctGCATCTCCGCCCTCAGGTTACAGCTCCGTGGTGGCTGACAGCACATCGGACTCCGTTCTCGGCAGCAGCGGGCCAGcgctccccagccagccagtggcCCACAACCCACCCAGCAGCGCTGCGTGAGTACCCGCCTGGCGGCcgcgccccccacagccccaccagcCACTCACTGacgctctctcctctcccccaggaaAGAGCCCAGCGGAGCCCCTGCGCCCCCCAGTGCCAGCTCTGGCCTGCTAGTCCCCATGACGGTGAATACCCCAAGCTCCCCGACCCCGTCCTTCTCCGAAGCCAAGCCGAGCCAGCCACTGCTCAACGGGCCACCCCAGTTCAGCTCCACGCCAGAAATCAAGGTGAGCCTGCCCCGTccatgtgggggatgggggggcaccTCGGGGGATGGGAGGGCACAGCCACAGGACTCCCTTCCACCCACCCTGTCTGTCACTTCCAGGCGCCCGAGCCCCTGAGCAGCTTGAAATCCATGGCAGAGCGAGCAGCCATTGGATCCAGTATAGAGGACCCAGTGCCATCTCTCCACCTGGCTGAAAGGGGtgaggattcctgggttctctccccagctctgggggggagtggggtttagtggttagagcgggggggactgggagccaggactcctgggttcaatcttCAGCAGGCTCTCAGGCTTTTGCGCCTCGCTGGAGCACAGGAAGGGATTCCACCCATGCACATGGTGTCCCAGCACAGCTGACTGCAGTGTGAAGCACGCAGAGTTCCAGATGAGGGGGTCTCTGTAGGACCAGCCCCTGCGTCCCACccgagaggtggctgcatctcagcaccgggcGAGGGATTGTTGCATAAACTGGTTTTAAAGCTTTGTGCTCCCAACGCTCTCTGAGGAATCTAACAGGCTGTCTGTTGTCTGTCCCCCCAGCAGACATTTTAATTAGTAGTACGACCTCGCAGCCGGCCTCCAGCCAGCCGCCTATCCAGCTGTCGGAGGTGAACATCCCTCTCTCCCTGGGGGTCTGCCCCCTGGGACCGGTGCCCCTCACCAAGGAGCAGCTCTACCAGCAGGCCATGGAGGAGGCAGCCTGGCATCACATGCCTCACCCCTCGGACTCCGAGAGGATCCGGTAAGGCACAGTCCCTAGGATGTTGGGGGCTTGGAGAGAACAGGACTCCTGGATTCAGTCCTTGACTTTGAGCagggagtagggtctagtggttagatccGGGGGGGATGTGGGTGGGAGTCGGGACAGCTGGGttatctccccagctctggcaggggagtgggggataGTGGTTAGATCCGGGGGGATGTGGGTGGGAGTCGGGACAGCTGGGttatctccccagctctggcaggggagtgggggataGTGGTTAGATCCGGGGGGATGTGGGTGGGAGTCGGGACAGCTGGGttatctccccagctctggcaggggagtgggggataGTGGTTAGATCCGGGGGGATGTGGGTGGGAGTCGGGACAGCTGGGttatctccccagctctggcaggggagtgggggataGTGGTTAGATCCGGGGGGATGTGGGTGGGAGTCGGGACAGCTGGGttatctccccagctctggcaggggagtgggggataGTGGTTAGATCCGGGGGGGGATGTGGGTGGGAGTCGGGACAGCTGGGttatctccccagctctggcaggggagtgggggatagtggttagagcggggagggctgggagccgggacagCTGGATTGTATCTCCAGCctcgggggggagtggggaggggattgggagccaggactgctctgttctgttcccagTAGACACTGTGCTGCTCCCCCGCCCATCAGGCTGTctaatcccctccccccacccccgcaggcaGTACCtgccccggaacccctgcccgacccccccTTACCACCACCAGATGCCTCCGCTGCACTCGGacaccgtggagttctaccagcGGCTCTCCACGGAGACGCTCTTCTTCATCTTCTACTATCTGGAGGTACAGAAGGGCCCCCTCTGCAGGCTAGAGCGCTCTATAGTCCCGCCCTGTCTGGCCGCCGCTGCCGCCTTTCCCTCGGGCAGGAGGGGCGAGGTGGGTGACTGCTGCcaacgtgcccccccccccaccgctgcTGGCTTTGCGCATCGGCCACCTGAcactcccctccctgcaggtGTGGATGGTAtgctccatccctccccctcccccattggtacctcacacccctccttggCCACCTGCAGTTGGTATGTGCAAGGGGAAGTCCCCTCCCTGCAGGTGTGAATGGTAtgctccatccctccccctcccccattggtacctcacacccctccttggCCACCTGCAGTTGGTATGTGCAAGGGGAACTCCCCTCCCTGCAGGTGTGAATGGTacatttcccttccctgccatTGGCAGGTGCCAagatcccccctctctctctctctctctctcactccaccTGCCTCTGGTATGTGGGAGGGGATCCTCCCCACAGGTGCTGATGGTACAGTCCCCCTTGACCATCCCTGTGGTTGGTACATGAGACATACAACAGGGGACAAGGGGTGTGTATGTCAatagttctccccccccccccatgcccagaGCATTTGGTACATGCTGAATGGTGCTATCGCTCTATTTGCAATGTAGCTAGTCTTTATGTAGCTAGTCTGCCTCCCCCAAAAGAAGAGCTAATGGTAcattccccttctcccctgctgcctTTGGTACTTACCAAGCCATTGCCCACCCCCACGCTGGTGGTATGGGCTCAGCCATGCCCCCAGGTCCTGTGGTCTGGTCCCAGCTCCCTCCTGTGTCAGTGGTACAGGCCAAGTCTCTCCCCATTCCTCCCCGGTCCAATGGTACGTGCCCAGCTACCCCCGAGCCAGTGGCACATGCcatctgcttcccccccccaacccaggccCCATGGTGGCGGGGTGtcccagctgccccccagccccgtggGAGGATCCCAgctgccccaagtgctgccccccaCTGGCCAGCGGTGTGACGCACCTGGTTCTCTCTCCAGGGCACCAAGGCGCAGTACCTGGCGGCCAAAGCCCTGAAGAAGCAGTCGTGGCGGTTCCACACCAAGTACATGATGTGGTTCCAGCGGCATGAGGAGCCCAAGACCATCACGGATGAGTTTGAGCAGGtgagtgcctccccctccctccgggCCCCCCTCCGTGCTGCTGCCCCACAGgacaatgcagccacctctggggtggggccactACCATGGGGGAAGGGATTCAGAGACCCTGCTATCACAAGTCACTCCGCTCCCCACAGCAGACTCCTCCATGTCAAAGCCGGCCCTCTCAGCCCTAGCACCCATGGGgagaccctacgataacaaacCTGCATGTTCAGGCCCGAAGTCAGGCAGTGGTACATGCAGCACCATAGGCTCTGCCCATCTGCTGATGCCTCCCCCCCATGTTCCCCCCTCAGGGCACGTACATCTACTTCGACTATGAGAAATGGGGCCAGCGGAAGAAGGAAGGGTTCACTTTCGAGTACCGGTATCTAGAAGACCGTGACCTGCAGTGACGCCTGCTCACCCCCCAGGGGGCGCCAGCCTTCCAGAGTCACGCGGGCGAGacattggggtgtgggggagggaaggagaggccaagctcacctcccccacctccattccacctcccccacccaaccccccccagGCGGGGGCCCCCTCCGGCCATCTGAACCCTTTAAATGCATGCAGTTTTAAAAGacatgggtgggggggctgtggctgtgaagggaggggacTCAGCCATTCCCCAGCCCCCCTTCCTGGGTGAGTGTTGGCGGGGGGGCGGGCAGAGGGACATgcgcaggccaaaaaaaaaagtgaacaaagaTGATCTTGGAGGAGTGTTGCAGGAGGGGAATGAAATcatttggcttttttaaaaaaaaaaaaaaaaaaattaaagcagcaAAAAATCCAGCAGAATTATTgttacccccccccacacacacaaattcctcCGGGGGGGCCCAAACCCCACCTCCCCCTCAGTTCTCCCCCTCCCATTTTTcgtctcctccccactcccatgagatccagccccagagcagatcGGCTGGGTTTTCCTTGGGGGAGGGACGGACAGGAATTCAAAAGGGGAGGCTGTTTTTCTGATtgctttccccccttctcccGAGGTGCTATGCAGCCGCTGAGGGCCgggtgtttaaaatatttttcgtAACCctattttcattttggaaaatatttatGAATAAATAGTTTTATATGATGTCTTCTCACGCAAGAAATGGGGGGGAGGTCACCGGCAACTGGCAGCTTTCTGCGCCGTGGACAGCATCAGAGAGGTAAGGGCGGGGGGCAGGAATGAGATATAGTCCTTGCTGTGGGGTTAGCTTAGAGACGCAGAGCCAGGACTCATAGGTTCTGTCCCtagcttggggaggggagttgggtggTTAGAGCGAAGGGggctgccaggactcctgggttctctccatggctcggggaggggagtggggtggttAGTGCAACGGGGGCTAGGAGCCAGCAGTCTGCCCCTCGTCCTGTGCCATTTTTTCCTTGTGGATCtagtgccccccccaacacacacacacacacactcactcatccCAGACCTTATTTTGGTGTCACTTTATGCTGAAAATATCTTGGtgagtggagtggggagggggagatttcACATGACTATGTGCCAGAGTCCCAGCCAGCTCTTTCGCCGCCCCCGCCCAGACAGTGAGTGGCTGGGATGGGGGATCCCCAGCCCACTGCAGGAGGTGACTGCATGGTATATTCAGGGGGAGGAGATGCAGCCCCCTCTGCAGGAGCTGATGGGTGGTATGTTCCATGGGGGACCTTGCCTGGCTCTGGGGTCAAGctccgcccctccctgccctcagGCCCAGAGCAGGATCTTCCCTGCTGCCTGCTCTGCTTTAGGTTTAaaagccccccacccctctccctggagccccccctcccacctggcaTTGGTAACCCCAATGC
Encoded proteins:
- the CNOT3 gene encoding CCR4-NOT transcription complex subunit 3 isoform X2, with protein sequence MADKRKLQGEIDRCLKKVSEGVEQFEDIWQKLHNAANANQKEKYEADLKKEIKKLQRLRDQIKTWVASNEIKDKRQLIDNRKLIETQMERFKVVERETKTKAYSKEGLGLAQKVDPAQKEKEEVGQWLTNTIDTLNMQVDQFESEVESLSVQTRKKKGDKDKQDRIEGLKRHIEKHRYHIRMLETILRMLDNDSIQVDSIRKIKDDVEYYVDSSQDPDFEENEFLYDDLDLEDIPQALVATSPPSHSHLEDEIFNQSSSTPTSTTSSSPIPPSPANCTTENSEDDKKRGRSTDSEVSQSPAKNGSKSIHNNHPPPSPAVTPSYQLGSSSSTSSSLGNGPGSSSNGAVSNSSGSGGAKAVPVAGHTPSTPTPYAQAVAPPPPGANASQPRPPSAQQNASKQNGATSECREEARFKGYSSVVADSTSDSVLGSSGPALPSQPVAHNPPSSAAKEPSGAPAPPSASSGLLVPMTVNTPSSPTPSFSEAKPSQPLLNGPPQFSSTPEIKAPEPLSSLKSMAERAAIGSSIEDPVPSLHLAERDILISSTTSQPASSQPPIQLSEVNIPLSLGVCPLGPVPLTKEQLYQQAMEEAAWHHMPHPSDSERIRQYLPRNPCPTPPYHHQMPPLHSDTVEFYQRLSTETLFFIFYYLEVQKGPLCRLERSIVPPCLAAAAAFPSGRRGEGTKAQYLAAKALKKQSWRFHTKYMMWFQRHEEPKTITDEFEQGTYIYFDYEKWGQRKKEGFTFEYRYLEDRDLQ
- the CNOT3 gene encoding CCR4-NOT transcription complex subunit 3 isoform X5; protein product: MADKRKLQGEIDRCLKKVSEGVEQFEDIWQKLHNAANANQKEKYEADLKKEIKKLQRLRDQIKTWVASNEIKDKRQLIDNRKLIETQMERFKVVERETKTKAYSKEGLGLAQKVDPAQKEKEEVGQWLTNTIDTLNMQVDQFESEVESLSVQTRKKKGDKDKQDRIEGLKRHIEKHRYHIRMLETILRMLDNDSIQVDSIRKIKDDVEYYVDSSQDPDFEENEFLYDDLDLEDIPQALVATSPPSHSHLEDEIFNQSSSTPTSTTSSSPIPPSPANCTTENSEDDKKRGRSTDSEVSQSPAKNGSKSIHNNHPPPSPAVTPSYQLGSSSSTSSSLGNGPGSSSNGAVSNSSGSGGAKAVPVAGHTPSTPTPYAQAVAPPPPGANASQPRPPSAQQNASKQNGATSYSSVVADSTSDSVLGSSGPALPSQPVAHNPPSSAAKEPSGAPAPPSASSGLLVPMTVNTPSSPTPSFSEAKPSQPLLNGPPQFSSTPEIKAPEPLSSLKSMAERAAIGSSIEDPVPSLHLAERADILISSTTSQPASSQPPIQLSEVNIPLSLGVCPLGPVPLTKEQLYQQAMEEAAWHHMPHPSDSERIRQYLPRNPCPTPPYHHQMPPLHSDTVEFYQRLSTETLFFIFYYLEVQKGPLCRLERSIVPPCLAAAAAFPSGRRGEGTKAQYLAAKALKKQSWRFHTKYMMWFQRHEEPKTITDEFEQGTYIYFDYEKWGQRKKEGFTFEYRYLEDRDLQ
- the CNOT3 gene encoding CCR4-NOT transcription complex subunit 3 isoform X8; this translates as MADKRKLQGEIDRCLKKVSEGVEQFEDIWQKLHNAANANQKEKYEADLKKEIKKLQRLRDQIKTWVASNEIKDKRQLIDNRKLIETQMERFKVVERETKTKAYSKEGLGLAQKVDPAQKEKEEVGQWLTNTIDTLNMQVDQFESEVESLSVQTRKKKGDKDKQDRIEGLKRHIEKHRYHIRMLETILRMLDNDSIQVDSIRKIKDDVEYYVDSSQDPDFEENEFLYDDLDLEDIPQALVATSPPSHSHLEDEIFNQSSSTPTSTTSSSPIPPSPANCTTENSEDDKKRGRSTDSEVSQSPAKNGSKSIHNNHPPPSPAVTPSYQLGSSSSTSSSLGNGPGSSSNGAVSNSSGSGGAKAVPVAGHTPSTPTPYAQAVAPPPPGANASQPRPPSAQQNASKQNGATSYSSVVADSTSDSVLGSSGPALPSQPVAHNPPSSAAKEPSGAPAPPSASSGLLVPMTVNTPSSPTPSFSEAKPSQPLLNGPPQFSSTPEIKAPEPLSSLKSMAERAAIGSSIEDPVPSLHLAERADILISSTTSQPASSQPPIQLSEVNIPLSLGVCPLGPVPLTKEQLYQQAMEEAAWHHMPHPSDSERIRQYLPRNPCPTPPYHHQMPPLHSDTVEFYQRLSTETLFFIFYYLEGTKAQYLAAKALKKQSWRFHTKYMMWFQRHEEPKTITDEFEQGTYIYFDYEKWGQRKKEGFTFEYRYLEDRDLQ
- the CNOT3 gene encoding CCR4-NOT transcription complex subunit 3 isoform X1 produces the protein MADKRKLQGEIDRCLKKVSEGVEQFEDIWQKLHNAANANQKEKYEADLKKEIKKLQRLRDQIKTWVASNEIKDKRQLIDNRKLIETQMERFKVVERETKTKAYSKEGLGLAQKVDPAQKEKEEVGQWLTNTIDTLNMQVDQFESEVESLSVQTRKKKGDKDKQDRIEGLKRHIEKHRYHIRMLETILRMLDNDSIQVDSIRKIKDDVEYYVDSSQDPDFEENEFLYDDLDLEDIPQALVATSPPSHSHLEDEIFNQSSSTPTSTTSSSPIPPSPANCTTENSEDDKKRGRSTDSEVSQSPAKNGSKSIHNNHPPPSPAVTPSYQLGSSSSTSSSLGNGPGSSSNGAVSNSSGSGGAKAVPVAGHTPSTPTPYAQAVAPPPPGANASQPRPPSAQQNASKQNGATSECREEARFKGYSSVVADSTSDSVLGSSGPALPSQPVAHNPPSSAAKEPSGAPAPPSASSGLLVPMTVNTPSSPTPSFSEAKPSQPLLNGPPQFSSTPEIKAPEPLSSLKSMAERAAIGSSIEDPVPSLHLAERADILISSTTSQPASSQPPIQLSEVNIPLSLGVCPLGPVPLTKEQLYQQAMEEAAWHHMPHPSDSERIRQYLPRNPCPTPPYHHQMPPLHSDTVEFYQRLSTETLFFIFYYLEVQKGPLCRLERSIVPPCLAAAAAFPSGRRGEGTKAQYLAAKALKKQSWRFHTKYMMWFQRHEEPKTITDEFEQGTYIYFDYEKWGQRKKEGFTFEYRYLEDRDLQ
- the CNOT3 gene encoding CCR4-NOT transcription complex subunit 3 isoform X6, which gives rise to MADKRKLQGEIDRCLKKVSEGVEQFEDIWQKLHNAANANQKEKYEADLKKEIKKLQRLRDQIKTWVASNEIKDKRQLIDNRKLIETQMERFKVVERETKTKAYSKEGLGLAQKVDPAQKEKEEVGQWLTNTIDTLNMQVDQFESEVESLSVQTRKKKGDKDKQDRIEGLKRHIEKHRYHIRMLETILRMLDNDSIQVDSIRKIKDDVEYYVDSSQDPDFEENEFLYDDLDLEDIPQALVATSPPSHSHLEDEIFNQSSSTPTSTTSSSPIPPSPANCTTENSEDDKKRGRSTDSEVSQSPAKNGSKSIHNNHPPPSPAVTPSYQLGSSSSTSSSLGNGPGSSSNGAVSNSSGSGGAKAVPVAGHTPSTPTPYAQAVAPPPPGANASQPRPPSAQQNASKQNGATSYSSVVADSTSDSVLGSSGPALPSQPVAHNPPSSAAKEPSGAPAPPSASSGLLVPMTVNTPSSPTPSFSEAKPSQPLLNGPPQFSSTPEIKAPEPLSSLKSMAERAAIGSSIEDPVPSLHLAERDILISSTTSQPASSQPPIQLSEVNIPLSLGVCPLGPVPLTKEQLYQQAMEEAAWHHMPHPSDSERIRQYLPRNPCPTPPYHHQMPPLHSDTVEFYQRLSTETLFFIFYYLEVQKGPLCRLERSIVPPCLAAAAAFPSGRRGEGTKAQYLAAKALKKQSWRFHTKYMMWFQRHEEPKTITDEFEQGTYIYFDYEKWGQRKKEGFTFEYRYLEDRDLQ
- the CNOT3 gene encoding CCR4-NOT transcription complex subunit 3 isoform X9, giving the protein MADKRKLQGEIDRCLKKVSEGVEQFEDIWQKLHNAANANQKEKYEADLKKEIKKLQRLRDQIKTWVASNEIKDKRQLIDNRKLIETQMERFKVVERETKTKAYSKEGLGLAQKVDPAQKEKEEVGQWLTNTIDTLNMQVDQFESEVESLSVQTRKKKGDKDKQDRIEGLKRHIEKHRYHIRMLETILRMLDNDSIQVDSIRKIKDDVEYYVDSSQDPDFEENEFLYDDLDLEDIPQALVATSPPSHSHLEDEIFNQSSSTPTSTTSSSPIPPSPANCTTENSEDDKKRGRSTDSEVSQSPAKNGSKSIHNNHPPPSPAVTPSYQLGSSSSTSSSLGNGPGSSSNGAVSNSSGSGGAKAVPVAGHTPSTPTPYAQAVAPPPPGANASQPRPPSAQQNASKQNGATSYSSVVADSTSDSVLGSSGPALPSQPVAHNPPSSAAKEPSGAPAPPSASSGLLVPMTVNTPSSPTPSFSEAKPSQPLLNGPPQFSSTPEIKAPEPLSSLKSMAERAAIGSSIEDPVPSLHLAERDILISSTTSQPASSQPPIQLSEVNIPLSLGVCPLGPVPLTKEQLYQQAMEEAAWHHMPHPSDSERIRQYLPRNPCPTPPYHHQMPPLHSDTVEFYQRLSTETLFFIFYYLEGTKAQYLAAKALKKQSWRFHTKYMMWFQRHEEPKTITDEFEQGTYIYFDYEKWGQRKKEGFTFEYRYLEDRDLQ
- the CNOT3 gene encoding CCR4-NOT transcription complex subunit 3 isoform X3, which codes for MADKRKLQGEIDRCLKKVSEGVEQFEDIWQKLHNAANANQKEKYEADLKKEIKKLQRLRDQIKTWVASNEIKDKRQLIDNRKLIETQMERFKVVERETKTKAYSKEGLGLAQKVDPAQKEKEEVGQWLTNTIDTLNMQVDQFESEVESLSVQTRKKKGDKDDRIEGLKRHIEKHRYHIRMLETILRMLDNDSIQVDSIRKIKDDVEYYVDSSQDPDFEENEFLYDDLDLEDIPQALVATSPPSHSHLEDEIFNQSSSTPTSTTSSSPIPPSPANCTTENSEDDKKRGRSTDSEVSQSPAKNGSKSIHNNHPPPSPAVTPSYQLGSSSSTSSSLGNGPGSSSNGAVSNSSGSGGAKAVPVAGHTPSTPTPYAQAVAPPPPGANASQPRPPSAQQNASKQNGATSECREEARFKGYSSVVADSTSDSVLGSSGPALPSQPVAHNPPSSAAKEPSGAPAPPSASSGLLVPMTVNTPSSPTPSFSEAKPSQPLLNGPPQFSSTPEIKAPEPLSSLKSMAERAAIGSSIEDPVPSLHLAERADILISSTTSQPASSQPPIQLSEVNIPLSLGVCPLGPVPLTKEQLYQQAMEEAAWHHMPHPSDSERIRQYLPRNPCPTPPYHHQMPPLHSDTVEFYQRLSTETLFFIFYYLEVQKGPLCRLERSIVPPCLAAAAAFPSGRRGEGTKAQYLAAKALKKQSWRFHTKYMMWFQRHEEPKTITDEFEQGTYIYFDYEKWGQRKKEGFTFEYRYLEDRDLQ
- the CNOT3 gene encoding CCR4-NOT transcription complex subunit 3 isoform X4, with the translated sequence MADKRKLQGEIDRCLKKVSEGVEQFEDIWQKLHNAANANQKEKYEADLKKEIKKLQRLRDQIKTWVASNEIKDKRQLIDNRKLIETQMERFKVVERETKTKAYSKEGLGLAQKVDPAQKEKEEVGQWLTNTIDTLNMQVDQFESEVESLSVQTRKKKGDKDKQDRIEGLKRHIEKHRYHIRMLETILRMLDNDSIQVDSIRKIKDDVEYYVDSSQDPDFEENEFLYDDLDLEDIPQALVATSPPSHSHLEDEIFNQSSSTPTSTTSSSPIPPSPANCTTENSEDDKKRGRSTDSESPAKNGSKSIHNNHPPPSPAVTPSYQLGSSSSTSSSLGNGPGSSSNGAVSNSSGSGGAKAVPVAGHTPSTPTPYAQAVAPPPPGANASQPRPPSAQQNASKQNGATSECREEARFKGYSSVVADSTSDSVLGSSGPALPSQPVAHNPPSSAAKEPSGAPAPPSASSGLLVPMTVNTPSSPTPSFSEAKPSQPLLNGPPQFSSTPEIKAPEPLSSLKSMAERAAIGSSIEDPVPSLHLAERADILISSTTSQPASSQPPIQLSEVNIPLSLGVCPLGPVPLTKEQLYQQAMEEAAWHHMPHPSDSERIRQYLPRNPCPTPPYHHQMPPLHSDTVEFYQRLSTETLFFIFYYLEVQKGPLCRLERSIVPPCLAAAAAFPSGRRGEGTKAQYLAAKALKKQSWRFHTKYMMWFQRHEEPKTITDEFEQGTYIYFDYEKWGQRKKEGFTFEYRYLEDRDLQ